In Halobaculum sp. XH14, a single genomic region encodes these proteins:
- a CDS encoding ABC transporter ATP-binding protein, giving the protein MSADPLLDVQDLEVVFHTERETIHAVDGVSFEVDEGETVGLVGESGSGKSVTARSILGLVESPGSIEGGSITYRGDDLTQDNWDDHRGDIAIVFQDPSNSLNPVYTVGNQIKEALRIHQNLRGSAATRRAVELLEDVGIPDAPRRVDEYPHQLSGGMQQRAVIAMALACDPDLLVCDEPTTALDVTIQAQILELLADLQREENLAVLFITHDMGVIEDATDRVNVIYAGEIVERAPTGALFEDPAHPYTRALLKSIPGRTDPDERLPTIGGEVPTPTGPATECRFAPRCPDAFEDCRQVAPEHVAIEGEDRSAACLLHDGADDDAHGSAVDGGGEPR; this is encoded by the coding sequence ATGAGCGCCGACCCCCTGCTCGACGTGCAGGACCTCGAGGTCGTGTTCCACACCGAGCGCGAGACGATCCACGCCGTCGACGGCGTCTCCTTCGAGGTCGACGAGGGCGAGACGGTCGGGCTCGTCGGCGAGTCCGGCTCCGGCAAGTCCGTGACCGCGCGGTCGATCCTCGGGCTCGTCGAGTCGCCCGGCTCCATCGAGGGTGGGTCGATCACCTATCGCGGCGACGACCTCACGCAGGACAACTGGGACGACCACCGCGGGGACATCGCCATCGTGTTCCAGGACCCGAGCAACTCGCTGAACCCGGTGTACACGGTCGGTAACCAGATCAAGGAGGCGCTGCGCATCCACCAGAACCTCCGCGGTTCGGCGGCGACGAGGCGGGCCGTCGAACTGCTCGAGGACGTCGGCATCCCCGACGCCCCCCGCCGCGTCGACGAGTACCCCCACCAGCTCTCGGGCGGAATGCAACAGCGCGCGGTCATCGCCATGGCGCTCGCCTGTGACCCGGACCTGCTCGTCTGTGACGAGCCGACGACGGCCCTGGACGTGACCATCCAGGCGCAGATCCTCGAACTGCTCGCGGACCTCCAGCGCGAGGAGAACCTGGCGGTGCTTTTCATCACCCACGACATGGGCGTCATCGAGGACGCCACCGACCGGGTGAACGTCATCTACGCCGGCGAGATCGTCGAACGCGCCCCGACCGGGGCGCTGTTCGAGGATCCGGCACACCCGTACACCCGCGCGCTTCTCAAGAGCATTCCCGGCCGGACCGACCCCGACGAGCGCCTCCCGACCATCGGGGGCGAGGTGCCGACGCCGACGGGGCCGGCGACCGAGTGTCGCTTCGCGCCGCGGTGTCCCGACGCGTTCGAGGACTGCCGGCAGGTCGCGCCCGAGCACGTCGCCATCGAGGGCGAGGACCGGTCGGCGGCGTGTCTGCTCCACGACGGGGCCGACGACGACGCGCACGGATCGGCCGTCGACGGCGGGGGTGAGCCGCGATGA
- a CDS encoding ABC transporter permease — MARAHGDRTAESTVLPTDSPVLVWAGIGVALLALEAGAAVTFLVSLLADGFAAAALPGTAFVEGLARSAAEIPTLLSRETIPNGGYWNGSRWVDTFLGLRPGLAWGVRVALIYLYAFALAGWAVLGYRLYRREFRAADWTPRDDVIDRFRSHGWGIFGLVVVFMFVVMAVFAPALGPTTVDKNMRNSYDHEMQYWNAETEEVQTTLVGEANLASQSRGDSADRVLPMQYDDFGRFHPFGTLPTGRDLFTFIAVGSRISLVIGLLSVGLSAGIAASLALVAAYYKGRIDLGMVLVSDSVMAMPQLLLLIMLTTVLADTWIGGLYSGAFILALIFAFTGWTYMWRSLRGPALQVSQRQWIDAAESFGQRPRTIMRKHMLPYITGYLLIYGSMTLGGAIIAIAGLSFLGLGVAPPTPEWGRAINLGQDYVNTGSWHISLIPGLLITLVVTGFNALGDGIRDAIDPRSDAAGESAAGRGGGA, encoded by the coding sequence ATGGCACGGGCTCACGGCGACAGAACCGCCGAATCGACCGTCCTCCCGACGGACTCCCCCGTGCTCGTGTGGGCCGGGATCGGCGTCGCCCTGCTCGCGCTGGAAGCCGGCGCGGCCGTGACGTTCCTCGTCTCCCTGTTGGCCGACGGGTTCGCCGCCGCGGCGCTCCCGGGGACGGCGTTCGTCGAGGGGCTCGCCCGTTCGGCCGCCGAGATCCCGACGCTGCTCTCCCGCGAGACGATCCCCAACGGCGGCTACTGGAACGGCAGCCGCTGGGTGGACACCTTCCTCGGCCTGCGCCCCGGCCTCGCGTGGGGCGTCAGGGTCGCGCTGATCTACCTGTACGCCTTCGCGCTGGCCGGGTGGGCGGTGCTCGGCTACCGGCTGTACCGCCGCGAGTTCCGGGCCGCCGACTGGACGCCCCGCGACGACGTGATCGACCGCTTCCGCTCGCACGGCTGGGGCATCTTCGGGCTCGTCGTCGTGTTCATGTTCGTCGTGATGGCCGTGTTCGCCCCGGCGCTGGGGCCGACGACCGTCGACAAGAACATGCGGAACTCCTACGACCACGAGATGCAGTACTGGAACGCCGAGACGGAGGAGGTGCAGACGACCCTCGTGGGCGAGGCGAACCTCGCCTCCCAGTCCCGGGGCGACAGCGCCGACCGGGTGTTGCCGATGCAGTACGACGACTTCGGCCGGTTCCACCCGTTCGGGACGCTCCCGACCGGCAGGGACCTGTTCACCTTCATCGCCGTCGGCTCGCGCATCTCGCTCGTCATCGGGCTGCTCTCGGTCGGGCTGAGCGCCGGCATCGCGGCCTCGCTCGCGCTCGTGGCGGCCTACTACAAGGGCCGGATCGACCTGGGGATGGTGCTCGTCTCCGACTCCGTGATGGCGATGCCACAGCTGCTGTTGTTGATCATGCTCACGACGGTGCTGGCCGACACCTGGATCGGGGGGCTCTACAGCGGCGCGTTCATCCTGGCGCTCATCTTCGCGTTCACCGGATGGACGTACATGTGGCGCTCGTTACGCGGACCAGCACTCCAGGTGTCACAGCGCCAGTGGATCGACGCGGCCGAGAGCTTCGGCCAGCGCCCGCGCACCATCATGCGGAAACACATGCTCCCCTACATCACCGGCTACCTGCTCATCTACGGCTCGATGACGCTCGGGGGCGCGATCATCGCCATCGCGGGCCTCTCGTTCCTCGGGCTGGGCGTCGCACCCCCGACCCCCGAGTGGGGCCGGGCGATCAACCTCGGGCAGGACTACGTGAACACCGGCTCGTGGCACATCTCGCTCATCCCGGGACTGCTCATCACGCTCGTCGTGACCGGCTTCAACGCGCTGGGCGACGGCATTCGTGACGCCATCGACCCGCGCTCGGATGCCGCCGGCGAGAGCGCGGCCGGGCGGGGTGGTGGCGCATGA
- a CDS encoding ABC transporter permease, giving the protein MSKLTYLGKRLLMSIPVVWLGASMTWFIIFMGPIDPATRLLSEGQTRNPAAYEAAQAQLGLDQPPLQHYLDWMSNLIVFDLGRTWLLYQGSNVNALILDFLPRTLWLGFWSVLIAVCIGVPLGFYAGMHSNTGSDYLASMGGIVWRAMPNFWLAIMLLTVLGSSSAIFFGFDWQSFVVPLDALTGSPDMSRLGTVDGFLAATKKVLPAALVLGSASMGNEMRIGRTAVLEVRNEDYVDLAKAKGVSDRALVWKHILRNALVPLVPIITSEAFLLIGGSVLVETVFGINGIGFLFFQAAIQGDLPLVGTLMYVFILMIVGINLIQDLLYTIIDPRVGLEGA; this is encoded by the coding sequence GTGAGCAAGCTGACGTACCTGGGCAAGCGCCTGCTGATGAGCATCCCGGTGGTGTGGCTGGGGGCGTCCATGACGTGGTTCATCATCTTCATGGGCCCCATCGACCCCGCGACCCGCCTGCTCAGCGAGGGACAGACGCGCAACCCCGCCGCCTACGAGGCCGCACAGGCCCAGCTCGGGCTCGACCAGCCGCCGCTGCAACACTATCTCGACTGGATGTCGAACCTGATCGTGTTCGACCTGGGCCGGACGTGGCTCCTCTATCAGGGGTCGAACGTGAACGCCCTCATCCTCGACTTCCTGCCGCGCACGCTCTGGCTCGGCTTCTGGTCGGTGCTCATCGCGGTCTGTATCGGCGTCCCGCTCGGCTTTTACGCGGGGATGCACTCGAACACCGGCTCGGACTACCTCGCCTCGATGGGCGGCATCGTCTGGCGAGCCATGCCGAACTTCTGGCTCGCCATCATGCTGCTCACCGTGCTGGGCAGTTCGAGCGCCATCTTCTTCGGCTTCGACTGGCAGTCGTTCGTCGTCCCGCTCGACGCGCTCACCGGGAGCCCCGACATGTCGCGGCTCGGCACCGTCGACGGCTTCCTCGCGGCGACCAAGAAGGTGTTGCCCGCCGCGCTCGTCCTCGGCTCGGCGTCGATGGGCAACGAGATGCGGATCGGTCGGACGGCCGTGCTGGAGGTCAGAAACGAGGACTACGTCGACCTGGCGAAGGCGAAGGGCGTCTCCGACCGCGCGCTCGTCTGGAAACACATCCTGCGGAACGCGCTGGTTCCGCTCGTCCCGATCATCACCAGCGAGGCGTTCCTCCTCATCGGCGGGAGCGTCCTCGTCGAGACCGTCTTCGGGATCAACGGGATCGGATTCCTGTTCTTCCAGGCGGCGATCCAGGGCGATCTCCCCCTCGTCGGTACGCTGATGTACGTATTCATCCTCATGATCGTCGGCATCAACCTGATTCAGGACCTGTTGTACACCATCATCGACCCGCGCGTCGGGCTGGAGGGTGCCTGA
- a CDS encoding ABC transporter substrate-binding protein gives MPQDTTRRGFLTVAGTGAVTALAGCQSGPSSDPTDTPEPSEPSDGGDDTEESDQGTPMAGGTLQMMATGSIQTLDPINAKGSGAGYDQYGRSLMEFRNGLYPPEAALAEDYSMSDDGLTYTFTLKEGVTFHDGSEFTADDVVYSYRRLAGSENSRNRDDIIGETMTVEHEKDASRTEPTDETSLADYVPGSLGVEAVDDYTFEMTLASPFQYTLFQIAGGAFAVLPEGAVGDVEGYEGEYEYNEFFSTANGGPTYAGLGPFQVDSWTKGSQIQLTAFDDYYGEGPQLDGVTYTVVGSGNTRLSRFQNGNADVLEGMPTASFNPDNVSIEEENGNRSVGTYTFDDGTEVNYGEIPSLSTEYLVFNTLEVPIPVRKAFAYAMNQHEIARNVYKGNAKAGYHITPPAPYPTFEDGMSGEDSYDQHAESGYESNTDFAADGYPYGYGETRLEDARAVMEEAGYGENDRFSITATTIAGNSGYASVFTRLQSKLRSAYIDMSIEEAEFGTIISRAISADMEVFALGDGMEYPGPQNFLRFLYGESPSGQFTRWGAEGSYHDTELRQTALDAWEQNYAADDADQASRNEAFQTIEEINWASVQELPTVHTTSQRFWHDHVDVEMYGVMENQTFTDVTLSR, from the coding sequence ATGCCTCAGGACACAACGCGGCGCGGTTTTCTGACGGTTGCAGGGACGGGAGCAGTGACGGCGCTCGCCGGGTGCCAGTCGGGCCCCTCGAGTGATCCAACCGACACGCCGGAGCCGAGCGAACCGAGCGACGGCGGGGACGACACCGAGGAGTCGGACCAGGGGACGCCGATGGCCGGCGGCACGCTCCAGATGATGGCGACCGGCTCCATCCAGACGCTCGACCCGATCAACGCGAAGGGGTCCGGCGCGGGCTACGACCAGTACGGCCGCTCGCTGATGGAGTTCCGGAACGGCCTCTACCCGCCGGAGGCCGCGTTAGCGGAGGACTACTCGATGTCCGACGACGGCCTCACCTACACGTTCACGCTGAAGGAGGGCGTCACGTTCCACGACGGCTCCGAGTTCACCGCCGACGACGTCGTCTACTCCTACCGGCGCCTGGCCGGGTCGGAGAACTCGCGGAACCGCGACGACATCATCGGCGAGACGATGACCGTCGAGCACGAGAAGGACGCCTCGCGGACGGAGCCGACCGACGAGACGAGCCTCGCGGACTACGTCCCGGGCTCGCTCGGGGTCGAGGCCGTCGACGACTACACGTTCGAGATGACGCTGGCCTCGCCGTTCCAGTACACGCTCTTCCAGATCGCGGGCGGCGCGTTCGCGGTCCTGCCCGAGGGCGCGGTCGGCGACGTCGAGGGCTACGAGGGCGAGTACGAGTACAACGAGTTCTTCAGCACGGCCAACGGCGGCCCGACGTACGCCGGCCTCGGCCCGTTCCAGGTGGACTCGTGGACGAAGGGGAGCCAGATTCAGCTCACCGCCTTCGACGACTACTACGGCGAGGGCCCCCAGCTCGACGGCGTCACCTACACGGTCGTCGGCAGCGGGAACACCCGCCTCAGCCGGTTCCAGAACGGGAACGCGGACGTGCTCGAGGGGATGCCGACGGCGTCGTTCAACCCCGACAACGTCTCCATCGAGGAGGAGAACGGCAACCGCTCGGTCGGGACGTACACCTTCGACGACGGCACCGAGGTGAACTACGGCGAGATCCCGTCGCTCTCGACCGAGTACCTCGTCTTCAACACGCTCGAAGTTCCCATCCCGGTCCGGAAGGCGTTCGCCTACGCGATGAACCAGCACGAGATCGCGCGCAACGTCTACAAGGGCAACGCGAAGGCCGGCTACCACATCACGCCGCCCGCGCCGTACCCGACGTTCGAGGACGGGATGTCCGGCGAGGACTCCTACGACCAGCACGCCGAGTCGGGCTACGAGTCGAACACCGACTTCGCGGCGGACGGCTACCCGTACGGCTACGGCGAGACGCGGCTCGAGGACGCACGCGCGGTCATGGAGGAGGCGGGCTACGGCGAGAACGACCGCTTCTCGATCACCGCCACCACCATCGCCGGCAACAGCGGCTACGCCTCCGTGTTCACCCGGCTCCAGTCGAAGCTCCGCTCCGCCTACATCGACATGAGCATCGAGGAGGCGGAGTTCGGGACCATCATCAGCCGGGCCATCTCCGCGGACATGGAAGTGTTCGCGCTCGGCGACGGGATGGAGTACCCCGGCCCGCAGAACTTCCTGCGGTTCCTCTACGGCGAGAGCCCGTCGGGGCAGTTCACCCGGTGGGGTGCCGAAGGGAGCTACCACGACACCGAGCTCCGGCAGACGGCGCTCGACGCCTGGGAGCAGAACTACGCGGCCGACGACGCCGACCAGGCGTCCCGGAACGAGGCGTTCCAGACCATCGAGGAGATCAACTGGGCGTCGGTGCAGGAACTGCCCACGGTGCACACGACCAGCCAGCGCTTCTGGCACGACCACGTCGACGTCGAGATGTACGGCGTGATGGAGAACCAGACGTTCACCGACGTCACGCTGAGCCGCTGA
- a CDS encoding DUF7529 family protein, producing the protein MPDTTNDASNAWARTLESATEMAEQLRADGWEVVTVRAGHVAPEDPEHGDTDRFGFVYLAQGEVADDFRAAIADGEFDGYEAFSRRDGSDLFVLTRMTDADRRTAVLLVGSVNLAHAGDLAAAARERGEMYSHVVLLDGTHLGAFRHDDPDAFLPEDV; encoded by the coding sequence ATGCCGGACACCACGAACGACGCGTCCAACGCGTGGGCCAGAACGCTGGAGTCGGCCACGGAGATGGCCGAGCAACTGCGCGCAGACGGGTGGGAGGTCGTGACCGTGCGCGCGGGCCACGTCGCACCGGAGGACCCCGAGCACGGCGACACGGATCGGTTCGGCTTCGTCTACCTCGCCCAGGGCGAGGTCGCCGACGACTTCCGTGCGGCCATCGCCGACGGCGAGTTCGACGGCTACGAGGCGTTCAGCCGCCGCGACGGCTCGGATCTGTTCGTGCTCACCCGGATGACGGACGCGGACCGGCGGACGGCCGTGTTGCTCGTCGGGTCGGTGAACCTCGCGCACGCGGGGGACCTCGCGGCCGCCGCACGCGAACGCGGCGAGATGTACTCACACGTCGTCCTGCTCGACGGGACCCACCTCGGCGCGTTCCGCCACGACGACCCCGACGCCTTCCTCCCGGAGGACGTATGA
- a CDS encoding metallophosphoesterase family protein, with protein MTGDESAGSLLARLDAPAGEHTRFAVLADAHVSTREEGTSKLFDHTLAHLEAAVADINERDVDVVLSPGDLTKDGEPWNYDAVDGALDALEAPFFAVPGNHDVPKAGDEHDTPPVSRFAERYGPGRLPFHVEVGGLDVVGVNSAGTADRLFERHEGRVDEETNAWLAETLADADTPVVLSHHNLPPVDDQIAAHREIEPEMVEIPGMLDADPFAEALAAGGTDLLLTGHYHLPATGRYDGVREIATPATCSFPQSYLLCETTPAGTEIRLVPVADEVGLETGHHGRAGDSATSRGLTAIAAARLASFPLVSE; from the coding sequence ATGACCGGCGACGAATCGGCCGGGTCGCTGCTCGCACGGCTCGACGCGCCCGCGGGGGAGCACACGCGTTTCGCGGTCCTCGCCGACGCGCACGTCTCCACGCGCGAGGAGGGTACCTCGAAGCTGTTCGATCACACCCTCGCGCACCTGGAGGCCGCGGTCGCGGACATCAACGAGCGCGACGTCGACGTCGTCCTCTCGCCGGGGGACCTGACGAAGGACGGCGAGCCGTGGAACTACGACGCCGTGGACGGTGCGCTCGACGCGCTCGAAGCCCCCTTCTTCGCCGTCCCGGGCAACCACGACGTGCCGAAGGCGGGCGACGAGCACGACACCCCGCCGGTCTCGCGCTTCGCCGAGCGCTACGGCCCCGGCCGGCTCCCGTTCCACGTCGAGGTCGGGGGCCTGGACGTCGTCGGCGTCAACAGCGCCGGCACCGCGGACCGCCTGTTCGAGCGCCACGAGGGGCGCGTGGACGAGGAGACGAACGCATGGCTGGCGGAGACGCTCGCTGACGCGGACACCCCGGTCGTGCTCTCCCACCATAACCTCCCGCCGGTCGACGACCAGATCGCGGCCCACCGCGAGATCGAGCCCGAGATGGTGGAGATCCCGGGCATGCTGGACGCCGACCCGTTCGCGGAGGCGCTCGCGGCCGGGGGCACCGATCTGCTCCTCACCGGCCACTACCACCTGCCCGCCACCGGACGGTACGACGGCGTACGCGAGATCGCGACCCCGGCGACCTGCTCGTTCCCGCAGTCGTACCTGCTCTGTGAGACGACGCCCGCGGGGACGGAGATTCGGCTGGTTCCCGTCGCCGACGAGGTCGGACTGGAGACCGGGCATCACGGGCGTGCCGGTGACTCGGCGACGTCGCGGGGCTTGACGGCGATCGCCGCGGCGCGGCTGGCGTCGTTCCCGCTCGTATCGGAGTAG
- a CDS encoding site-specific integrase, whose amino-acid sequence MTTDKDELEPLDPEMGTELFLEHKATDCTDSTVQNHRYRMKHFLEWCEEEGIDNLNKLSGRDLQRYRLWLADNNEINAVTMKNMTSGFRVFLKWAGSVEAVPENLYSKLMIQTSGAVNRVVRTSSTQSELKNSSNTSHGTSTPRCTTS is encoded by the coding sequence ATGACCACGGACAAAGACGAACTGGAGCCGCTTGATCCCGAGATGGGAACCGAGCTGTTCCTCGAACACAAGGCAACTGACTGTACAGATTCGACCGTCCAGAACCATCGGTACCGGATGAAGCACTTCTTAGAGTGGTGCGAAGAAGAAGGAATTGACAACCTCAACAAATTGTCCGGACGGGATCTCCAGCGGTATCGCCTCTGGCTTGCCGACAATAACGAAATCAATGCTGTCACGATGAAGAACATGACATCCGGGTTCCGCGTCTTCCTCAAGTGGGCAGGCTCAGTTGAGGCAGTGCCGGAGAACCTCTACTCCAAGCTGATGATCCAAACGTCCGGCGCAGTCAACAGAGTAGTGAGGACATCCTCGACGCAGAGCGAGCTGAAGAACTCCTCAAACACCTCTCACGGTACGAGTACGCCTCGATGCACCACGTCTTGA
- a CDS encoding site-specific integrase, whose protein sequence is MHHVLIALLWETGMRMGASHAVDLTDVSFEDERVELVHRPNQDTTLKNGKSGERFVAMSTELAKMLEDHVDEVRHDVTDDHGREPLLTTEHGRMCRTTIRRNVNRVTAPCYLNESCPDCNHSTQEKCPEAVSPHAIRRGSITHFLTKDVPVEVVSDRMGVSRKVLDKHYDKRSAEVKLEQRRGYLDEV, encoded by the coding sequence ATGCACCACGTCTTGATTGCGCTCCTGTGGGAGACGGGAATGCGAATGGGCGCTTCCCATGCAGTCGATTTGACGGATGTAAGCTTCGAAGACGAGCGTGTCGAGCTTGTCCACCGTCCCAATCAGGATACGACGCTAAAAAACGGCAAGAGTGGTGAGCGGTTCGTTGCGATGTCCACTGAATTGGCGAAGATGCTCGAAGACCATGTTGATGAGGTTCGACATGATGTCACCGACGACCACGGTCGGGAACCGCTCTTGACCACGGAGCATGGACGAATGTGTCGAACGACGATTCGTCGGAATGTGAACCGGGTCACCGCTCCGTGTTACCTGAATGAGTCGTGCCCGGATTGCAACCATAGTACTCAAGAGAAGTGTCCCGAGGCAGTCAGCCCGCACGCAATCCGTCGTGGCAGCATCACGCACTTTCTCACGAAAGACGTGCCAGTCGAGGTAGTCAGCGACCGCATGGGCGTGAGTCGGAAAGTGCTCGACAAACACTACGACAAGCGGTCAGCTGAGGTGAAACTGGAACAGCGGCGCGGGTATCTCGACGAGGTCTGA
- a CDS encoding IS5 family transposase: protein MKRVGFGVLTKTARFAKTVVTFAQKAVAGPPVPAYRPGEDGYADWVILAVQGLKEYLNHEYRKLMDVLREMPRVANLLDLTPETLPHFSTVCARKQEIPMKRWRAMLDSSVDLYELGDVQAIDATGVDRVQASQHYAKRTDYTFEAVKTTLLVDCETSAILDIHCSMKQPHDTQVGWQVLVRNLDVLGTVTADKGYDWEELRTRLRAESITPLIPQRDPGMRGWAKNLLIHDRAYHQRSNAESVFFGLRRRYGDTLWSRTWFGQFRELVMKSAVRNIERALEGSNW, encoded by the coding sequence GTGAAGCGGGTCGGTTTCGGTGTGCTGACGAAGACCGCCCGCTTCGCGAAGACAGTCGTGACGTTCGCTCAAAAAGCCGTCGCTGGCCCGCCGGTACCGGCATACCGACCGGGTGAAGACGGGTATGCCGACTGGGTGATTCTCGCGGTTCAAGGCCTCAAAGAGTACCTCAACCACGAGTACAGAAAGCTGATGGATGTTCTCCGAGAAATGCCGAGAGTCGCGAATCTGCTCGACTTGACGCCTGAAACGCTACCACACTTCTCGACGGTGTGCGCACGAAAGCAGGAGATCCCGATGAAGCGGTGGCGAGCGATGCTCGATTCGTCGGTCGATCTGTACGAGCTCGGAGACGTTCAGGCGATCGACGCAACCGGTGTGGATCGCGTCCAAGCCAGCCAGCACTACGCGAAACGGACGGACTACACGTTCGAAGCGGTGAAAACCACGCTGCTGGTCGATTGTGAGACGAGTGCGATCCTAGATATACACTGTTCGATGAAACAACCACACGATACACAGGTCGGCTGGCAGGTGCTCGTCCGGAATTTGGACGTGTTAGGCACTGTCACAGCGGATAAGGGCTACGACTGGGAGGAACTTCGAACACGGTTACGTGCGGAAAGTATCACACCACTGATTCCGCAGCGAGATCCTGGGATGCGGGGATGGGCGAAAAACTTGCTCATCCATGATCGGGCGTATCACCAACGTTCGAACGCTGAGTCGGTGTTTTTCGGTCTCCGGCGCAGATACGGAGATACGCTCTGGTCGAGAACCTGGTTCGGCCAATTCCGTGAACTTGTCATGAAATCCGCGGTCCGAAACATCGAACGCGCATTAGAGGGTTCAAACTGGTGA
- a CDS encoding universal stress protein codes for MAILVPYDGSHPAQNAIEHAVRTTGDEEIILLRVIEVASGSIQAGINLVQEKLKEKQEEEADELSEEIETILDADRVEFRVETAVGKPSREIVSFAEEHDITQIIIGSHGREGVSRVLLGNVAENVVRRAPTTVTVVR; via the coding sequence ATGGCAATTCTCGTGCCCTACGATGGGTCACACCCAGCGCAGAACGCGATAGAGCATGCGGTCAGAACAACGGGCGACGAGGAGATTATTCTGTTACGTGTCATCGAAGTGGCCAGCGGGTCGATCCAAGCAGGGATCAACCTTGTGCAGGAGAAACTCAAAGAGAAGCAGGAAGAGGAAGCAGATGAGTTGTCTGAAGAGATTGAAACGATTTTGGACGCAGACCGCGTCGAATTCCGAGTGGAAACTGCCGTTGGCAAGCCCTCCAGAGAGATCGTCTCCTTCGCGGAGGAACACGATATCACTCAAATCATCATCGGCAGCCACGGTCGAGAAGGCGTCTCTCGCGTGTTACTGGGGAATGTCGCCGAGAACGTTGTCCGACGTGCCCCAACCACAGTTACCGTTGTTCGCTGA
- a CDS encoding rubrerythrin-like domain-containing protein produces MMVETDPAPAESTLYVCQECGDGVDNPEHEDECPDCGGPLRDTTVAHD; encoded by the coding sequence ATGATGGTAGAAACTGATCCTGCCCCCGCCGAGTCCACGTTGTATGTGTGTCAAGAGTGTGGAGATGGTGTCGACAACCCGGAACACGAAGATGAGTGTCCCGACTGTGGTGGGCCACTGCGAGACACAACTGTCGCTCACGACTGA